Part of the Bacillus sp. THAF10 genome is shown below.
ATGGAAACTCCTCCCCCACTACCTCCACCAAATGGCAGCTTGTGTCCGCCACCTTGTTGGTTTTGCTGGGACTGACCATCCTGTTGTTTTTCTGGTCCAGATCCTGTGCTTCCTTTAAATTCGCTACCTCCAGCGGCAAATCCAAAGCCAACTTTGGATACAGTTAGTATGACACTGCCATCAGGTGTTTCGACTGGGTCACCAATAATGGTGTTTACATCAATCATATCCTTCAGATTTTCCATTGCTGTTGTCATTAAACTTTTAATTGGATGTTCGCTCATCTTGATCCTCCTCTTAACAGCTACATAGATTGTTGACCATCATTTTTGGACAAAACAGAAAGTGGGCGGGTTTTAAATTTCGGCCTGCCACCCTTCCAATATTTAACGATTCTTATACCTGCCAACATAGCATGCCCGATTCGAAAGCGAATCATACACGTAAAAAGTGTTTGCGAAACCTTATGTTGGAAGTATGGTGTGATAGAAATAATGGGCTGAGCTTGAAAGTTTGTATAATGACTAATAATCCCGATAATTCCGCCCTTAATTGCCCAACCAGCACCTGTTACCATTCCTGTATGTGCAGCATCTCCTACTCCGATATTTGTATGCCATTCGACTTCTTTCACTTCTAATCTTGAGAGAAACCGCCTTACTATTTCATGCATTCCAACAACATGACGAATTAGCTCGTATGTGTCTTGAAAGCTTTGTAGTATTTCTTTTGGCGAGAAATCCTTCTCCTTCTGCTTTCCTTTTGCAGGGTCTCCAGTTCCCACCTTTGTTTTCTCTTCTACATGAATGGATGCCGTATCCTTATCTATGGAGATCAATGGAACATCGATGGTGTACCGCAGCAATCCATACCAAGCTCGTAGCTTTATGGTTAATTGATCATTATCCTCTGCATGGTGAAAATAAAAATGGACGGTTATTCGGGTCAAAATAACACTAACTATTAGAATGAAAAGAAGGGCGAATATAACACTGGTCCAAATCATCATTTCACACCCTTTCCTACATCCTCTCATTATTTCCTTGCAAAAAAAAAATAAACCTGTCTGCCAGATAGTCTGACGACAGGTTTATTTTTTATTTTTCGTGTACAACGGTTGTGTCTGCAAATAGATCATGTACACCTTGCTTTTTCCCTGTAAAAGCAACTACTAGAAACACGATGAAGGTGAGTGGCTGGAACACAAAAGCAATATATTTTCCTATCCCTTCTCGGAACAAAATGGTTTTCCAGGACAGTTCAGCATGTCTCAAATCTACTACTTTTAAACCAAAAACCATTTTCCCTAATGTTTGTTGGAAGTATTTTGTCATTAAAATAAAGTATCCGTATAGAACGACGGCCGTTGCAATGGAGGCTGGTGAGAACATGAAGCTCTCGCTAGTAGATATTCCCGTCAGGCGGAACACAGGGAAAATTATTATTGCTCCAATGCTCCAGATGACAATCATATCAAGCAAAAATGCCCACAATCTCATCCAAAAACCAGCGTATCGGTAAGAAGGCCCTTGATGCTGCTCTTCTGTCTTTACAGTTACTCTATTGTCGTTGAATGCCTTTTCGTGATTGTATTCTTCTTTTATGATTTGCTCATCATTTTCTT
Proteins encoded:
- the ytfJ gene encoding GerW family sporulation protein; the encoded protein is MSEHPIKSLMTTAMENLKDMIDVNTIIGDPVETPDGSVILTVSKVGFGFAAGGSEFKGSTGSGPEKQQDGQSQQNQQGGGHKLPFGGGSGGGVSITPIAFLIVNSHGVKMLHLDESTHLYERLLDLAPQAVEKIQHILNNNKRHKGSHSGSNYSDHKQDDLDF
- a CDS encoding DUF2953 domain-containing protein, with product MMIWTSVIFALLFILIVSVILTRITVHFYFHHAEDNDQLTIKLRAWYGLLRYTIDVPLISIDKDTASIHVEEKTKVGTGDPAKGKQKEKDFSPKEILQSFQDTYELIRHVVGMHEIVRRFLSRLEVKEVEWHTNIGVGDAAHTGMVTGAGWAIKGGIIGIISHYTNFQAQPIISITPYFQHKVSQTLFTCMIRFRIGHAMLAGIRIVKYWKGGRPKFKTRPLSVLSKNDGQQSM
- a CDS encoding RDD family protein; translation: MRDENFKENDEQIIKEEYNHEKAFNDNRVTVKTEEQHQGPSYRYAGFWMRLWAFLLDMIVIWSIGAIIIFPVFRLTGISTSESFMFSPASIATAVVLYGYFILMTKYFQQTLGKMVFGLKVVDLRHAELSWKTILFREGIGKYIAFVFQPLTFIVFLVVAFTGKKQGVHDLFADTTVVHEK